One window of Nicotiana tomentosiformis chromosome 11, ASM39032v3, whole genome shotgun sequence genomic DNA carries:
- the LOC104085318 gene encoding uncharacterized protein: MCLQLAKMKTTQDLQNTTEKQSSNQASHEAQSDQQNNTTETPVADSGSVSASGNDNQKVSREDIELVQNLIERCLQLYMNKDEVVKTLLNRARIDPGFTTLVWQKLEEENADFFRAYYIRLKLKKQIILFNHLLEHQYHLMKYPVPPKVPLTPMQNGINTMPVNNLPMGYPVLQQPPLPAAGQPHFNSMGMSSCHVVNGVPAPSNYHPMRMNSGNDMVVETSVSDVAPAVPPSNAMSSMSDMPVSPASVASSGHFPFTASEISGMGIDTSALDTSFPSDVASSVGLQLPPDNGVGNSRDMLRSFDQIPWNFSLSDLTADLSNLGDLGSLGNYPGSPFLPSDSDILLDSPEQEDIVEEFFVDAAPGTQSDEEKS, from the exons ATGTGCTTGCAGTTAGCTAAGATGAAGACCACACAG GATCTACAAAACACAACTGAGAAACAATCTTCAAACCAGGCTTCTCATGAGGCCCAAAGTGACCAGCAAAACAATACAACGGAAACACCTGTAGCAGATTCAGGTTCAGTTTCTGCATCAGGCAATGACAACCAGAAAGTTTCACGTGAAGATATTGAGCTA GTCCAAAACTTGATCGAACGGTGCTTACAATTGTATATGAATAAGGATGAAGTCGTTAAAACACTTCTTAACCGTGCAAGGATAGATCCTGGATTTACAACACTTG tttggcaaaaattggaagaGGAAAATGCAGATTTCTTTCGGGCCTACTACATTAGGCTTAAACTGAAGAAACAAATCATCTTGTTCAATCATTTGCTTGAGCATCAATATCATCTAATGAAATACCCTGTGCCACCTAAGGTTCCATTGACTCCGATGCAGAATGGGATAAATACCATGCCAG TCAACAACTTGCCCATGGGATACCCCGTCTTacagcaacctccacttccagcTGCAGGTCAACCTCATTTTAATTCTATGGGCATGTCCAGTTGCCATGTGGTTAATGGCGTGCCTGCGCCAAGCAACTATCATCCAATGCGGATGAATTCTGGAAATGA TATGGTGGTAGAAACAAGTGTATCTGATGTGGCACCAGCTGTTCCGCCTAGCAATGCCATGTCATCTATGTCTGATATGCCTGTAAGCCCTGCATCAGTGGCTTCAAGTGGCCACTTCCCCTTCACTGCTTCGGAGATTTCAGGGATGGGAATTGACACATCAGCCCTCGACACTTCATTCCCATCTGATGTAGCAAGTTCAGTAGGATTGCAACTTCCACCAGATAATGGGGTTGGTAATTCTAGAGATATGCTGAGATCCTTTGATCAGATTCCTTGGAATTTCAGTCTTTCAGATCTAACTGCAGACTTGTCAAACTTAGGAG ATCTAGGATCTCTAGGAAACTATCCTGGTTCCCCTTTTTTGCCTTCCGATTCAGATATTCTGCTTGATTCTCCCGAACAAGAAGATATAG TTGAGGAATTCTTCGTTGATGCCGCCCCAGGTACCCAATCAGATGAAGAGAAGTCCTAG